One window from the genome of Salmo salar chromosome ssa25, Ssal_v3.1, whole genome shotgun sequence encodes:
- the LOC106586776 gene encoding transmembrane protein 182 isoform X2, giving the protein MKLSVALFFAGLFGALAAMFVLLSFGTDYWLLASETCDKETNGTMGPWASAIERRPDTTFYHEGFFWRCSFGGNLDDHTLLKFWITNQPHAKVCTHAYLFPFPVSQQTHNATAYDSAIIYRGFWSIFMLIGVAAVIMGGFFIICAAPFASHRLYKVGGGLFLMSALFLLGVVWMSVLWVELMDVVQFYVDHQRSSLCPTFDLTIHYGLSFFFAPVGISFCLLAGLLFLLIGRSVQMQYH; this is encoded by the exons ATGAAGCTGAGTGTGGCTCTGTTCTTCGCGGGGCTGTTTGGGGCTCTGGCGGCCATGTTTGTCCTCCTCTCCTTCGGGACGGATTACTGGCTCCTGGCTTCGGAGACATGTGACAAAGAAACAAACGGAACTATGGGACCTTGGGCCTCCGCCATAGAG CGTCGTCCAGACACCACCTTCTACCATGAGGGCTTCTTTTGGAGGTGCTCCTTCGGGGGAAACCTGGATGACCACACCCTCTTGAAGTTCTGGATCA CCAATCAGCCACATGCCAAAGTTTGCACACACGCCTACCTCTTCCCCTTTCCAGTGTCTCAACAAACTCACAATGCCACTGCATATGACTCTGCAATCA TCTACAGAGGCTTCTGGAGTATCTTCATGCTAATTGGTGTGGCTGCCGTCATAATGGGCGGGTTTTTTATCATCTGTGCTGCCCCATTTGCCAGTCACCGTCTATATAAGGTTGGGGGCGGCCTCTTCCTGATGTCCG CTCTGTTCCTGCTGGGTGTGGTGTGGATGTCTGTGCTGTGGGTGGAGTTGATGGATGTGGTGCAGTTCTACGTGGACCACCAGCGCTCCTCTTTGTGCCCCACCTTCGACCTCACCATCCACTACGGCCTGTCCTTCTTCTTCGCCCCCGTCGGCATCTCCTTCTGCCTGCTGGCCggactcctcttcctcctcattggCCGGTCCGTACAGATGCAGTATCACTGA
- the LOC106586776 gene encoding transmembrane protein 182 isoform X1 has product MKLSVALFFAGLFGALAAMFVLLSFGTDYWLLASETCDKETNGTMGPWASAIEIRSGEKTKAQQRRPDTTFYHEGFFWRCSFGGNLDDHTLLKFWITNQPHAKVCTHAYLFPFPVSQQTHNATAYDSAIIYRGFWSIFMLIGVAAVIMGGFFIICAAPFASHRLYKVGGGLFLMSALFLLGVVWMSVLWVELMDVVQFYVDHQRSSLCPTFDLTIHYGLSFFFAPVGISFCLLAGLLFLLIGRSVQMQYH; this is encoded by the exons ATGAAGCTGAGTGTGGCTCTGTTCTTCGCGGGGCTGTTTGGGGCTCTGGCGGCCATGTTTGTCCTCCTCTCCTTCGGGACGGATTACTGGCTCCTGGCTTCGGAGACATGTGACAAAGAAACAAACGGAACTATGGGACCTTGGGCCTCCGCCATAGAG attcgtagtggagagaagaccaaggcgcagcag CGTCGTCCAGACACCACCTTCTACCATGAGGGCTTCTTTTGGAGGTGCTCCTTCGGGGGAAACCTGGATGACCACACCCTCTTGAAGTTCTGGATCA CCAATCAGCCACATGCCAAAGTTTGCACACACGCCTACCTCTTCCCCTTTCCAGTGTCTCAACAAACTCACAATGCCACTGCATATGACTCTGCAATCA TCTACAGAGGCTTCTGGAGTATCTTCATGCTAATTGGTGTGGCTGCCGTCATAATGGGCGGGTTTTTTATCATCTGTGCTGCCCCATTTGCCAGTCACCGTCTATATAAGGTTGGGGGCGGCCTCTTCCTGATGTCCG CTCTGTTCCTGCTGGGTGTGGTGTGGATGTCTGTGCTGTGGGTGGAGTTGATGGATGTGGTGCAGTTCTACGTGGACCACCAGCGCTCCTCTTTGTGCCCCACCTTCGACCTCACCATCCACTACGGCCTGTCCTTCTTCTTCGCCCCCGTCGGCATCTCCTTCTGCCTGCTGGCCggactcctcttcctcctcattggCCGGTCCGTACAGATGCAGTATCACTGA